CGCACGCCATTACACCCCCCTTCTCAAAGGTCGAGAGACTACACGGGAGTGAGGAAAGATCCGGCGATGTCTACCGACGATCCACGGTGCTTCGAGCACCGCAACCCTGGAGTCGCGAACAGTGAGCCTCTGGATCGATTTCGCGCTTCGTCATCGGCAGTGACTACCCAGGCGATTTCAGAGCGACTTGCGGTTTCACACTCCGCTCAAAtggcgcttccgccgccaaAGCTGACACTGCGAACTCGGTGCCTCGTGAGGCGGTTTACGTGTTCCTACGTACTGGTTTTATGATCTCCCGCAGTTCCTTGATGCATGGTCCGACGTCTCATCACAAAAGCGAAATCAGCTGCAGGGTTCGATGCCGGACGGGTAGTTTACTGTCGAACGGAGAATAACTGGATCGCTGACCCTCCCTCCGTCTCCGTCTGAACTCCGCCGGCACTTCATCGTACACGAGCAAAAAGTGATGACGCATGATTACAAACATTAATCCTGTCGGGAGAAAGTCTCAATCAAAATGACGAAAGCCTGCCCTCAATTCCGCAAGACACAGCGACGAGAGCCAAATGGGCACCGCTTAACAAAAACGAATTTATCAGCACTGTAGGACAAATCAGTCTGCCTGTCGGTATCGCAATACACCGGCTTAAGGCGCGGCATGTGCATTTGATGCGTCAGCGCCCCAGTTTCTTGAGTATCCGCGAGACACTGCAGGTCCTCCAAGCTTGTGGCTCGCCGCAACGCTCTCCCTGATGTCACAAGAAAACAGTACGAAGTCGTTTCTAACGCTTTGCCAACATCCTCGCGCGTCCAGGCACGACTGCCGACTGCGGTTCCTCTAAAGTACGCCATCACGTACGGCAAGGGGGCATTTTTCCCTTTGTTCGGAGCCAGGCCTTCATAGAGAAGCATTGGCATTCCGAGAAGCGCACGAATATGTCAGCGCCCGCCTCCCTAGCGATGTTTCTCTGCGTCACCCCTGCTGCTTAGGTGCATGTGTTGTCATTGGCATCTCCCCAGTCAGTCAGCTACGGAGAGCGCGTCAATCCGAAGCGTAGGCTGGTCATGCTGGTTTCGAAGAGAGACTGCTGCATGCACTCGCGCATGCAAAAAAAGCCACCCCTTTCGGGATGAAAAGAATGCAATAAAGCTTCAAGAAGGTGAACAGAGCCAAATCTGTCtacgccgcgaggccgcagtgCAACGAACCTCGGATCGCGTTGTCTCAGtcgtctgctgctgtcgTTGGTGATGCGTTACTAAGAACATAGAACTTGTCTTCACATCGCAGTAAACATAGACAAGCGTTCAGCCCtcgaagaagacggagaaCCGCCAGAGATCCTCGCGGCACGCGCTGCCGTCGGAGACACGGCCTCGCACCCAAGCTGGCGCGTCCGCCCTGAGCCCGCTTGGCGGCGCCAGCAGTTTCCCCGTCCACAGCACTGCTGCCCGCAGCTGCCCCCGACAAGCTGCTGGAAAACTCTTCCAGCGGATGTCAGTGAACACTGCTTCTCGGGCGCCGCCCGTTCAAGTTGCCCTGCGTGGTGCATGCAGCCGGCGGGCACTCGTTCGTGTGCCGCGCGCTCTTTCTCGACTGTCTTCCAAGCTGATCCGCCTCGTCTAGCACTATCAAACGAGCTCTGCGGCTATCCGAGTCCGAGGCGCGTTAGTCGTCGTCGTGGTGGTGTCGATGTTTGCGTCTTCCCCTGTCGCTCTCTTcatcgtcgtcctcgtcatCGCGCGAGTGTTTCTGCGGGCCGTTGCGGCCGCCCTCACCCATGAATTCTTTAGCCTGTTCAGTCACGATATCCccaagaggagagaggccggCTTCCTTGAGTTTCTTCTGCATGTGGCCGATCCCGCCTGTGTGAGCCGCTGCTAATGCGGCTCCAGCTCCGACCAAACTGCCGACGCCTGATGCACTCAGAAGTTTGTTCGCGACTGTTGCAACCGCACTGGGTGCCCTTTCTGTAGGCTTGTCTTCATCATCGTCATCGTCGTCATCGCGACTTTTCCTTCCACGTTCCACCTCACTTTTGAGCGCGTCCAAGGACTTACTCGCGTTCTTTTCCATGGCCTTCTGGACTGTAGACCGCACTGCACTCCTCGCAGTCCTTCTGATCGCATCGTTGATGCCGAGAGCCCCGGTAACAGTTGTAAGCACTTTAAAAAAACGCACGGCAGAGCAGGGCGTCACTAGGGACTCCTGGTCTCCACGGAACTGGTGCCAGCTtagcgcgagaaggaggacggcgaccgctcgccctctgagcagcctcgccgccgcccccggggTGTTTCTACACCCAGACATTAGGTCTTCGAGAAAAATCCGCCTCCGGCAGAAAACCGACCGCTTTGCGAAATTTACGCGGAAACCCTGAGCCTCCAAGTCTCAGAAGCCCCGAGCGAAAGATAGTTGTCTGTCTGTCAAGCGCAGCGGAAGAGCTCAAGGCATTCGCCCTGGAGGGGCTCGCCTAGCTCCCTTAGCACGGACTCTAGCCTTTCTAGCGGGAAAATAGAGTGAAGCTCCAGCTTAAAAAAGGTTCCGAGTTAGCAGCTCTCAAACGGAGGCGATCCTCCCTGCGAGTGTGCAGAGAAATTCTCTTTCcggctctctcgtctcttcacgctggagcgcggcagcgtcggTGGTGGCGGCCttgcgcgccggccgcgcttTTCGCCTCTCCTGAGTCGGCAGCTGTGTCTTGTCGAGTAGCTGCATTCCTGGCGCCGATCTCTCGCGACGAGGCAAACTGTGTGACCCTTCAAAAGCGGGAGCAGATCCCGCCGCAGAAATGTCGAGCCGGAGAGAGTGTCCCGATTCCTGTGCGAACGCTGAACTCTTGCGCGGAGTCTTCAGTCGAAACTAGTTTCCGCCCCGAGCggggcgcggccggcgccgacgcagcgaaaTCCTCCTACACGCTGCCACTTGCGTGGCAAAGAgacgctctgcgcgcgggtTTCCAATAGAATCACGCCgcacagaaggcgagagcctTTGCCTCTCAAGACGTGCAACCGAAAACACGCGTCGAGGATTTCGGCGAACGTTTCGGTCCTTCACGCGCTGACAGCCTTCTCACAGAACGCAGTAGAGGATCCCATGAACCAAAGGCTGAATGAAGCCTGCTCCGCCCAGGgaccgtccgccgccgctccttGCCCACCGCGTAGCTTATTCTTGCGCTGTAGAGGATCCGATGAACCAAAGGCTGAATGAAGGCTGCTCCCACGCGTATTCTAAGCCCTCGGTAACTGTAGAccaggcgacgcgctgcggctcgcgttACACATTTTTATCTCAACTGGCGGCCGGCTAGGCCGGTGACTTTTAGTATAGCATGTGATGCGGTCTGACAGTCTGAACCTAGACTCGCGGCTGGCGAacgtctcctcttctctgaGTCTTCGTTTAGCAGCGGAACCACGGCAGACACGAGTCGGCTCGAAAGTTCGGGCGTCCCTTTACCAGACACGGCTGTGTCCCTGTCGAAAAAGGTCAGTTTCCAGTGCTCCATCCCTCTCCAGCCTCTAAATTTCCGCGTATCCCTCCCACGAGGAAGCGCAGTCCCCGTCGCTGGGCcctgtgcgcggcgcgagccaaAACGACGCTTTCCGCGGGCGTGTGACCGAAACGTGGAAGAGCAGTGGACTCTGGAGCAGACCGCAACACGTGTGAAAGGCCGTTTCGGCGACTCTTTCTCAGACGCCAactgctgcgctgcgctgccaGTTTTTCGGGCCTCTGTGTCGCAAACTAAAAGTGCAGCTATTTTTACAAGCGCACAACGGTTCCTCAGCTGTAACGATGTGGTCACAAAGGATCTTGGCAGCAGACGCCTGTCTTTCCCGCTCCACACAAGACTTTCCTCTGACCTAACCCTCCGAGGACAGCGCATCGCATCTTTGCGACGCAGCGATTCCCACGCTCTAAACCTGTCAATCCCCCCATTCCTTTCGCCCCAGGCCCCCCTCGAAGCACGCGGCAGCCATCggtctcgcgctgcgctgcccgcTGAACGCCTTCTACGGTTTCTCTGTCCCCTTTCCACTGCCGAGGCCCCcccggcgcgagccgcgccctcgccctgcggctgttctgcccccgcggccgacggcgcccgcgcccgagttcggctgccgcgcggcccgcccactctcggcggcgcccgcagccgtgagcgacggagggcgccgcggcagcacacTGGTTCGCAGCAGaacctcctcttcgtcctcgccgtcttgGAGCCTTCCGCCGAGGAGACTCtgcgcgcccggcggcggagacgtccCCACGAGtgcccctgcgccgcccgcccctcggggcgccgccgcgtagGCAGCCGACTTCTCCCTGCCGCGCAGCAAGTCCAGCAGGTTCCGACcctgctgcgcagcagacggcgaaagcaccccgccggaggccgcgcctgctgcagccgca
This DNA window, taken from Besnoitia besnoiti strain Bb-Ger1 chromosome III, whole genome shotgun sequence, encodes the following:
- a CDS encoding hypothetical protein (encoded by transcript BESB_046360) → MSGCRNTPGAAARLLRGRAVAVLLLALSWHQFRGDQESLVTPCSAVRFFKVLTTVTGALGINDAIRRTARSAVRSTVQKAMEKNASKSLDALKSEVERGRKSRDDDDDDDEDKPTERAPSAVATVANKLLSASGVGSLVGAGAALAAAHTGGIGHMQKKLKEAGLSPLGDIVTEQAKEFMGEGGRNGPQKHSRDDEDDDEESDRGRRKHRHHHDDD